GGTAAGGGCGAAGTCCGAACCGGGGCCAGTCAACCGTTTCATATTGTCGGTGATGGCCTCGGAAAGGTCGGGTACCCGTTTGCCGATGAATTCAGCCTTGTCTTTGACGATGCCGGTACTCGCATCCCCCTGGATGAAGTCGATGACCTGTTGTCCCATGAGTCCCTGTTGCGTCAGTCGGACAGTGACATTATTATAAATCTCAGCATCCCTGTCCACCTGTACATCGATCGACACCTCAAAATCGGAATGGCCTTCCGGGCGTTTGTCCTGTGGAATAGGGGAGTTTAGGGCGGTGACTTTGCCGATTTCACGCCCGGCGAGTAGGACGGGGGCTCCGGGACGGATCCCGTTAGCATTGTCATAATAGATGCGGTAGGTATTCAGCGGTTTAAGCAGGCCGGGCATGCCGATCAAGATCAATAACCCGATCAAGACCGTAAAGGTGATGAGGACCAGTAGTCCCGTGGTGATTTCATTTTTATTGATTTGCATGTGTTACTTTCCGTCAAGTTTGGACGTTGATGGGGGAGTGAGGAATTTTTGAATGATCGGGTGGTCCGAATGCCGGAACCCGTCGGGAGTCCCATCATAAATTATTTTGCCCTCATGGAGAAATGCCATGCGTGTGGCTATCGCAAAGGCGCTGTCCATCTGATGGGTGACGAC
Above is a genomic segment from Verrucomicrobiota bacterium containing:
- a CDS encoding MlaD family protein, coding for MQINKNEITTGLLVLITFTVLIGLLILIGMPGLLKPLNTYRIYYDNANGIRPGAPVLLAGREIGKVTALNSPIPQDKRPEGHSDFEVSIDVQVDRDAEIYNNVTVRLTQQGLMGQQVIDFIQGDASTGIVKDKAEFIGKRVPDLSEAITDNMKRLTGPGSDFALTLENIKNFTGADSDLVHTVNEVDTFMKSLNKSNIPKVIQNTEQFTDTLKREPWRLIWPSTKEYKDDKKKPAETVTRKKQSR